CGATGAGATCGGTGTGCTGGGCGACGCCTTCAACGAGATGGCCGAGCGGCTGCGTGGCCTTATGGAGAACGAGCGCGCCGCGCACGAGAACCTCCAGGGGCGGGTCAGTGAGCTGCTCGAGCGAGCCGACCGGGTGGCCGGGGGCGATCTGGAAGGGGCCGAGGCGCCCGAGTCACCAGACGAGATGGGACGCCTCGCCGCGGGCTTCAACGACATGGTGCGCAACCTCCGCCACCACACGCGCATCCAGCAGGCAACCTTGTTCGAGCTCGAGGAGAGCCATCGCGCCCTGGCCGAGGCCAACCGCCAGCTCAAGGAGATGGACCGCCTCAAGAGCGAGTTCCTCAACACCGTCTCGCACGAGCTTCGCACCCCGCTCACCTCCATCAAGGCGTTCTCCGAGATTCTCCTCGATACGGGCGCTGACGATCCGGACAGCCTGCACGAGTTCCTCGGCATCATCAATCAGGAGAGCGACCGCCTCACGCGTCTCATCAACAACCTGCTCGATCTCTCACGCATCGAGGCCGGTCGCATGCAGTGGGACATGATGCCGGTCGATCTACGTGAGATCGGTGAGTCGTGTGCCGCTACGGCCCGCGCGCTTGCAGACAAGGGCGGTGTCGCTCTCGCGGTGGAGATCGCAGAGCCTCTGGTGGTGGTGGGCGACCGAGACAAGCTGTTCCAGGTGCTCACCAATCTGCTCTCGAACGCCATCAAGTTCACGAAGGCGGGCGGGTGCGTGACCCTCTCCGGCCGTCGCGTCGGCGCGCACGTCGAGGTGGTCGTGCGCGACAGCGGCATCGGGATTCCGAAGGAGCATCACGAGCGAATCTTCGAGAAGTTCGCCCAGGTCGACACCTCGTCGACCCGTGAGATCAAGGGCTCGGGTC
This genomic window from Pseudomonadota bacterium contains:
- a CDS encoding HAMP domain-containing protein; the protein is EAQQRAVAMARVLSSSSAQAIATLNTHDLQLSVDSLRTLRDVTNVLVLNEAGGIEASPEIADVGHTCDDPIVTQVLHGPAVAEPTVETDEKKGTLQVAAPIVINGKVKGAVSVTLSLASLRAAVAQSRGYVLILTGLLIVVALVFMLVVAHWFTGPILRLARVARAIAAGDIERRATVRGGDEIGVLGDAFNEMAERLRGLMENERAAHENLQGRVSELLERADRVAGGDLEGAEAPESPDEMGRLAAGFNDMVRNLRHHTRIQQATLFELEESHRALAEANRQLKEMDRLKSEFLNTVSHELRTPLTSIKAFSEILLDTGADDPDSLHEFLGIINQESDRLTRLINNLLDLSRIEAGRMQWDMMPVDLREIGESCAATARALADKGGVALAVEIAEPLVVVGDRDKLFQVLTNLLSNAIKFTKAGGCVTLSGRRVGAHVEVVVRDSGIGIPKEHHERIFEKFAQVDTSSTREIKGSG